The genomic segment tctgacatcctccttgtacctacttccaagcactatgcccctcgtgttagccatttcagccctggggaagacGCCTCTGGTTATCCATACTATCACTCTCTCAAATAACCCTGATTCCAATTCTGGTTCGGTACTGTTGTATGCATTAATTTTCTTCTTTAAAGATAAtgtcaaaacaacaaattataaAGCTTTTCATTGTAGACTTATGCAAGTCTAGACAAGCTGACCTGTTGTTTTCAAATTGCCCAGACAATTTTCTCCCTTTCCTTTCCGAATCTTTGGGTTCTCCTTCTGCTCAATGATTCTATTTCTAATTCACCAGCTCCACAAAGTGCCCTAAATTGTCTCTACCTCATGACTTTAATCTGGGTCAAAGTGCAGCATGGTAGCACAACAGttagtgctgctgcctcacagtgccaAGGATTTGTGGAGATTCCTATGGCTGTGTAGTGTTAGGCTCTTGGCAGAaagaatgagagggttaatgGGCATGTATGAGAAGGAATTGTAGGGATGAAGCAAAATAGAGTTAAATGAGACTGATGAGATGACTACCCTAAGGAGTAACATGGATCCGTCCTGCTGATTGGCCTCCTTTTGTGATCACCTTACTTTATGGTGCTCAGGACAATTGCACCCTTTTGTTGAAAACCCATGTTTGTTTAATAATGGGGAAGACAGATTATTTTTGACCTGTCTTCCCTCACGCATCGTatcgctttttaaaaaaaaattcacatggTTTTCAACCCTACTCCAGTACTAAAGCAGAGGTTGCCTTGAATAATTGACTGCTCATTGCGGTAACTCATCCGTTAACTTCATTAAATTAACGCGAGGAGACCTGACTCATTTTGCGTTTCGTTTTGACTTCCTAACCCCGTTTCGCGTCACAGTTTCCAAACTGCATTCTTGCGCAACAGCATATCACATCGCACTGTTTCAAGCGACTTCCTTGCTGAACACGCTGGGTGATGGTGTCGCTGAATTATAGCCAGCAAACCCACCCCTAACAACCCAAATGCCCCTGCAGCCAGTCTGCAAGCGACCTGATCTGGGTGTTCCTGTCACGCCCCGGCCGGATGATTGACAGTTCTGGGGGTGGGCTGGCGTGACGCGAGACCCAAGTGGGAGTCGGGGCGGAGTCATCGCCGGGGGCGGGGATAAACCGAGTGAGTGGCAGGAGAAGGCCGGCCGGCCGCGGGCACTTAAAGAGCCCGGGCAGCGGGAAGAGCAGATTACAAGCGGGACAAGCGCACCCGCAAAAGTGCATTTCATCTACCTCACAGGGCGCTGgaaacttgtttatttatttattgggggaagggaggagttCTGATATAAGGCCGACGGGGGAGGTGCATTTAAATCATTTTGTTTCCTCTGCCGGCTCCTGTGCTTGTTGCAGCCCTGAAACGCGCCAGCCGCTGAATTTTTGCAGCCTGCACCGGGGGCGAGATGCACACCACTCAGAAGGACACCACTTTCACCAAGATCTTCGTCGGCGGGCTGCCCTACCACACCACCGACGCGTCGCTCCGCAAGTACTTCGAGGTCTTCGGTGACATCGAGGAAGCGGTGGTGATCACCGACCGGCAAACCGGCAAATCTCGCGGCTACGGTTTTGTAAGTACCCCAATTCAGGAGAAGGGTTTGAAGGTTAAACTGCAACAGTTAATGAACGATAGGCAGCAAGCGAGCCTTGCTTGTGAGAGCCCACATGATACTGCATTGTCTTATTGTTGCGGAGGATTCCTAGGGTGTTGTGCCTTTTTGTTTAACTGATGCTGGGTGTATCCCCGGTTCCTTTACCTTGCATTCAGGTGACCATGGCTGACCGGGCGGCGGCGGAGCGTGCATGTAAAGATCCCAATCCCATCATCGACGGCAGGAAGGCCAATGTCAACCTGGCGTACCTGGGGGCGAAACCGCGGATCATGCAGCCAGGTGAGTGGATTGGGATTAGGAGCTCGAAACTCCGCCAAAAAATGAAGAGTTTAAATCAAATTAAGTAAACGTCTTGCAAGCGTGGAATCttaccccccccccttttttttaaattcacgTTAGGAAATTAATCTTGGCATCGTCATGGATGATGGGGTGTTTTTATGTCAACTTTGTGCTCGCACTGTTTCCATTTTTAACGATTGAATTTGGTTGCTTTGACAGGTTTCGCTTTCGGAGTACAACAGATTCACCCCGCTTTTGTACCCAGGCCTTATGGGTAAGTGCCGTTCCTCTCCCGCTGCTCTTAATAACCGGTTTTCCGTTCCACTTAAATGCAGATTTATTTACACTTTTTAAATGTCTTTCGGCTTCACAGACTGCGGTTATTTAAACGCTGCACCTCGACTCTGTACTTAAAGTGAAAGCCAGTTAGAAAGTGATTGTTTAGCTAGCTACTATAGGATTGATAATAGTAAAACATCCTTTACCAATGACCAGCCTAAACTTTTAGCGAGTAAAGGacgagaatcaggtttaatatccctgggattatgtcgtgaaatttgtggaTCTACTGTGCAATGCAATCTCTCAACGAGTCAAGTTCTGAAAGCGATTCCGTTCACCCAGCCAATTACTGAGACACAATAGCTTGTTGGTGCTGTGCAACGGTTTTATGTACTTATTTTTAACAGGTCGACTTTACCCCCTTTTGGCTTGACTCAATTCTATGTATTTCTTTCTGATCTGACAGGGATCGTTTACAATTAAGATAACATGATGATGAGAGAAGGATTTGATGATATGAGGTGGAATAGTTACCGAATGAGCAGATCTTAAACTGTAACCAGTAGACTCAAACAAGCTAAAAATGGTGATTAACTGTTGCATGTATGTTATTTCTTAAAGTGTAATAGAGCTGCGTGtgcttttttttacttttaatgaAGTGGTGTTTAGAGCTAAACGAGTAAATTGcgtgctttttttttaatgaagagAGCTGTAGTGAGGACTTTTCTGGAGTTTTCTTTGTTCAAGAGTGTTGATTTGTTTTGCCATTGTGAGCAAGAGGTCCCACTTTATTTTGCTTTGTTGCTGTAGCCTGATTTCCAGTTAACAATTCAGTTTCTGGGTTGTAGTGAGTGCTAAATCTTGTGTGACTTTATTTTTTTGATTACCAAATCCACTCTTTGCGTGCATGttgcaatgttttttttaatttatcttGGTTTGattgtttttttattttgttaACACAAGTGCTTTCATTGTATGTTCTTGGACACAGCAATTGATAATTATTCACAACATCATAATTAAGCATGATTTCCAAGTGCTACATTTCCTAAGGACATTTTGTATGTTGGGTCCATCTAATTCTAGGCCAGGTACCGTATCTCATCGTAGTAAAAATAAGTGTCTCTATACATAGcactacacacacaatgctgaaggaactcagcagaccaggcagcatctatggaaaagagcacaagtcaatgtttcaggccaaaacccttcagcagagcATAGCACTTCTGTGTTTACCCAATTGTATTTGATCCTTTTAAAagttataaaataaattattttaacgCCAAAATCTTTACATTTGTACTTGAAACAGTATGTGGAAGCATTCCCCGCATATTGTCATTCAAATAAATTTAGAGTTTAGAATCTGTGCAAAAAAGAATATTTTCTTTTTActggtgtttttttttggttAACTGCCATACTTTGTCTAAAATGATTTTAGCAATGGCCGAAAATAAGAAAAGAGCAACTGCAAACCATATAATAAAAAAGTTATTCATAAGGTGTGTACTTAAGAAAAGTGTGCACACAATCTGAGTCTGCTAATCTGCTTTTCTCCCCATGAATAAATGATGCTGTATAACAATAGGTTCAGTAAATAATGAATGACTAGAGCAATGATGCAGGTGGAAATTACCGAGTGGCTTTAACTTTTAAAAGGTGGTGTGGCTATTTCATTATATGGTGTAATCTGAAGGTCTCATCTATTTTTTATAAGTGGAGCTCTAATTTAACACTCAAGCTCTTTTACATCAGTCCACCTGTCCAAATCCATCTAACTTGCAACAATTATTTGATTAATGTACTCAATGTCCATTTATTCAGATTACTTCAAAATCTTTCTTTCCTTCCTAATAGTAATTTGGTGAGGCCAGATCTAATTGGACTATTATTATTGACATCGTATTGCAGTTGGTCTGCTTAAAAAATGTTAATTCTGCACGTTCGCTATGTGGGTTACATAAGGAATGTTTTCCCATTTTACCTTATACAGATATTCCTCCTCTTTTGATAGATCCCTTAAGCAGAAAATTAAAAATAGAGTAGGGAGTCATACTGCAGCCTGCCTTGTCAGTCAGCGAGTGTGAAATGGCACAGGCTGGGGAGTGTGCTAAGAGTTCCCTTGAGTTTAAAAGAGAATGACCCTCAGTAGCTCAGGTTTCACATTCCAGCACCTGTTCCGTTTTCAGTGGGTTTCAAGCAAAAGTCCAACAACTTTCACCTCTGCCCCAACAGTGTCTGATGAAGGGCTGACATTTATGCACCTAACACAATAGCAATGAGTACCAAAAATTTTGGCCAGTGTTAGTTTGTACATAGTATAAAATAACACTGAATCCAGTTGGGAGAGGTGGGGGTAGGTATCATTTATGATACTAAagctcaatgtaaatttattatcaaagtgcataaatgtcaccatatacaaccccctgagaatcattttcttgtgggtgttcATAGTGAATACAaataaacaaaaagaaacaaCAGGTTTACTGTGATGAAACCAGAAATAAGACACTGTTAGTATCGGGAAATGGACAGTGGTGGGGggttttattttcctttcaaaTAGAAGATTAAATGTTTACTTTTTACATTAGATTGTTGTAGAGAGTATAAATCTAAGGACAATTATTATAAGAGTTGCAAATAAGTTCATAAGATGTTAAAGGGAGACTATTTCTCTCAATGGTGAGAATTTGAAATTTGCCAGCAATTGCAATGTATGAGGCACTGGTAAATCTTGGGGTAATCTGGATAAAAGTATGGGGGGGAAAAAAAGCAGGAATATAGGGATATGTTGATAGTTTGATTATGGACTAGAAAGAGAGTGGCATGGAACATAATAGAGCCAAGTAATCTGCATGTAGTCTACATTAATGTTTATGCTCATGAAATATCACGGGTTCTTATCAGCGTGCCTTAATTACCACTTGGTCAATGTAACTTAAAAAATTCTCACAAGTTCTGAAATGGGAGTTTATAATTTTCATCTGTCATGGAGTATTAAATGCCAAAAAATGTAAACCCTATCCCAGCTGGTGGCATAGTGTCATCTGCACCAGACTTTACAGCAAATGGCCCGGCTTTGAATCTGGTCAGCTCCCTGCATGCTTTCCGTCCATGATGGGTTGAGCCTCAAGCTAGCAATTCGGCCTCAATTTAAAAAGAAACaggcaaatgctaaagaaatggcaaggttagCTTGATGTGCCACAAGGCGCAGAGAAGGGCCACAATATAAACCTGGCAGGAAGGACTGAGCTAATGTACAGGGCCTTATTTGTAATTACTACAGAACATGTTTAAAATGTCAGTTTGCACTAGGGAATGCTAACAGCATTTTATCTACATCTCACAGCAagttacttttttttttgcagtaagTATTTACTTAACTACTCATTGACTCTTTTGTTTCTGTTGTGCTCCATGAATGGTATGTTTTGCTGCTCTAGCAAGATGGCATATTAGATGGGTGACTAAGTCTTTTCTATTGTGTGGGGACGATCTAGGGTAGTGTAACTTAATTCTCAACCTCATGATTGGTATACCTTAACTCAGGGAATCCTCTTTCAGTTAACTTTTGCAGTGTTTGGGTGATCTCATAGATCAGATTGTATTAAAGTTAGGAAATCTCGATAAGAGTGCATCATGTAACGGAGGCCGTTAGCCTAGCCACTGTTGAACTCCACTTAAACCCCAATAGTACCTGCTTCACTGAAGCTAGGCCAAGTGGAGTTGGGAAGCAAGGACAGAATGCTGACAACCTGGTTATGAAACAAAGCATACAGGTTTAATTAGTTACTCAAAGTtaatgtcatatgcacaagtgcaatgGAAGTTTTGCTTGCAGCAGCACCACATTTTACAAGAAACATTCTTaagaaattatacacaatttaacAAGTTTATAAAAAAactcaattagaacaaaaaaaaactccagttcACTTTGCAAAcacgtggaaatctgcagatgctggaaattaaagcaacacacaaacaaaatgctggtggaatgcagcaggccaggcagcatctctaggaagaagtacagtccatgtttcgggccaagacccttcatcaagactaactgaaagaaaagatagtaagagatttgaaagtaggagggggagggggaaatgcgaaatgatag from the Hemitrygon akajei chromosome 20, sHemAka1.3, whole genome shotgun sequence genome contains:
- the rbm24a gene encoding RNA-binding protein 24, which encodes MHTTQKDTTFTKIFVGGLPYHTTDASLRKYFEVFGDIEEAVVITDRQTGKSRGYGFVTMADRAAAERACKDPNPIIDGRKANVNLAYLGAKPRIMQPGFAFGVQQIHPAFVPRPYGIPAHYVYPQTFMQPGVVIPHVQPAAAASPYIDYTGTAYAQYSAAAAAAAAYEQYPYAASPAAAAAAAGYVTAAGYSYAVQQPVPSAAPGAAAAAAAFSQYQPQQLQTDRMQ